GCATGCCGGGCAGTTCATGCACCTTCTGGTGCAGGCTGCCGCCGAACGCCACGTTCATTTCCTGAAAGCCGCGGCAGATGCCGAGCACCGGCACGCCCGCCGCAATGGCTGCACGCAATAAAGGAAGGGTGGTGGCGTCCCGCGCCGGATCGTGATCCGTGCCGGGGGCACTGTCCGGGCCTTGATAGTGGAAGGGTTCCACATTCGAGGGCGAGCCGGTCAGCAACAGACCGTCGAGCTGCGCGAGCAGGTCGTCGATATCGGTCAATTCGCCTAGGGAAGGAATAACGACGGGCAGCCCCAAAGCCGCAACGCTGACAGCACGCAAGTACTTGTCGCCGCTGATGTGGTAGGGGTGCAGGCCAATCTGTTTGACGCACGCTGTAACGCCGATCAATGGCTTGAATGCCATTTTTATCACCTCGAAGTTTCACACTTGAACGAGCTTTTCCGGAGCTTAGCCTTGTTGATTTTAATTAACAACTCTCATGTAAAAAATTCTAAACGCCGATCGTCCGATCCTCAGGGTTTACGCGGTGCTCAAGACCGTTATGGCACTCTCGTCCCCCGAAAAGGCCCGAAAATAAAGGTGGAGAGGCCAAGTGTTCGCTATTGACTTCACTTTGCCGTTCGGGTTGACTGGGCTCGCAACAAGGTAGTGAACATAATAATTAACAGCTAATAGGTGCATCATGTCGGTCCCTCTGCGTACCGTTCAACTCAACGAAGCAAACGCATTCCTTAAGAAATATCCTGAGGTTTTGTACGTCGACCTTCTGATTGCGGATATGAACGGTGTGGTGCGCGGCAAGCGCATCGAACGCACCAGTCTTCATAAGGTTTACGAAAAAGGCATTAACCTGCCGGCGTCTCTGTTTGCTCTGGACATCAATGGTTCTACGGTGGAAAGCACCGGCCTGGGTCTGGACATCGGCGACTCGGATCGAATCTGCTATCCCATCCCTGGCACTCTGAGCATTGAGCCGTGGCAGAAGCGTCCAACCGCGCAGTTGCTGATGACCATGCACGAACTGGAAGGCGAGGCGTTCTTCGCTGACCCGCGTGAAGTGCTGGCCAATGTGGTGCGCAAGTTCGACGACATGGGCCTGACCATCTGCGCGGCGTTCGAGCTTGAGTTCTACCTGATCGACCAGGACAACGTGAACGGTCGCCCGCAATCGCCACGTTCGCCGGTCTCGGGCAAGCGTCCGGTGTCGACCCAGGTGTATTTGATCGACGACCTGGATGAATACGTCGACTGCCTGCAAGACATCCTTGAAGGAGCGAAAGAGCAGGGCATTCCTGCCGACGCCATCGTCAAGGAAAGCGCCCCGGCGCAGTTCGAAGTGAACCTGCATCACGTCAACGACCCTATAAAGGCCTGCGACTACGCGGTGTTGCTCAAGCGTCTGGTGAAGAACATCGCCTACGACCACGAGATGGACACCACGTTTATGGCCAAGCCGTATCCGGGCCAGGCGGGCAACGGTTTGCACGTGCACATTTCGATTCTCGACAAAGAAGGCAACAACATCTTTGCCAGCGAGGATCCCGAGCAGAACGCCGCGCTGCGACACGCGATCGGCGGTGTGCTCGAGACCCTGCCGGCGCAGATGGCCTTCCTGTGCCCGAACGTCAACTCATACCGCCGTTTCGGCGCGCAGTTCTACGTACCGAACTCGCCGAGCTGGGGCATCGACAACCGTACCGTTGCCGTGCGTGTGCCGACCGGTTCCGCCGATTCGGTGCGCATCGAA
This region of Pseudomonas mandelii genomic DNA includes:
- a CDS encoding glutamine synthetase family protein translates to MSVPLRTVQLNEANAFLKKYPEVLYVDLLIADMNGVVRGKRIERTSLHKVYEKGINLPASLFALDINGSTVESTGLGLDIGDSDRICYPIPGTLSIEPWQKRPTAQLLMTMHELEGEAFFADPREVLANVVRKFDDMGLTICAAFELEFYLIDQDNVNGRPQSPRSPVSGKRPVSTQVYLIDDLDEYVDCLQDILEGAKEQGIPADAIVKESAPAQFEVNLHHVNDPIKACDYAVLLKRLVKNIAYDHEMDTTFMAKPYPGQAGNGLHVHISILDKEGNNIFASEDPEQNAALRHAIGGVLETLPAQMAFLCPNVNSYRRFGAQFYVPNSPSWGIDNRTVAVRVPTGSADSVRIEHRVAGADANPYLLMASVLAGIHHGLTNQIEPGAPVEGNSYEQNEQSLPNNLRDALRELDDSEVMARYIDPLYIDVFVACKESELAEFENSISDLEYNWYLHTV
- a CDS encoding gamma-glutamyl-gamma-aminobutyrate hydrolase family protein; its protein translation is MAFKPLIGVTACVKQIGLHPYHISGDKYLRAVSVAALGLPVVIPSLGELTDIDDLLAQLDGLLLTGSPSNVEPFHYQGPDSAPGTDHDPARDATTLPLLRAAIAAGVPVLGICRGFQEMNVAFGGSLHQKVHELPGMLDHREADSPELAVQYAPAHTVTVQPGGVFEAMELPAEFRVNSIHSQGIDRLAPGLRAEAVAPDGLIEAISVEHSQAFAVGVQWHPEWQVLSNPPYLSIFQAFGDACRRRAALRKTR